A genome region from Panicum virgatum strain AP13 chromosome 4K, P.virgatum_v5, whole genome shotgun sequence includes the following:
- the LOC120703530 gene encoding agamous-like MADS-box protein AGL62 has product MVKLGKKPSKGRQKIEIRFIEDKAKRQVTLCKRKGGIFKKCSELQLLCGAHVAVAIFSKKEEEERPQPQGDGEPPAPAAGGRRTSRAGNVFALGTPSVDHVLRRLAPLPGDEMGPFLPAGAERAAVEAAAQELTEAEALVKAEKDRMSAVGEKVLQAAEAGGRRFWWEADVEALGEAELPEFARALQRVRETVQREADKRRASAPPAAPWHP; this is encoded by the coding sequence ATGGTGAAGCTGGGCAAGAAGCCGAGCAAGGGGCGGCAGAAAATCGAGATCCGCTTCATCGAGGACAAGGCGAAACGCCAGGTCACGCTGTGCAAGCGCAAGGGCGGGATCTTCAAGAAGTGCTCCGAGCTCCAGCTCCTCTGCGGCGcgcacgtcgccgtcgccatcttctccaagaaagaggaggaggagcggccccAGCCCCAGGGCGACGGGGAAccgcccgctccggcggcgggcggcaggaGGACCTCCCGCGCCGGCAACGTGTTCGCCTTGGGCACACCCTCCGTCGACCACGTCCTCCGCCGCTTGGCCCCGCTCCCCGGCGACGAGATGGGCCCCTTCCTCCCCGCGGGCGCCGAGCGCgccgcggtggaggcggcggcgcaggagctGACGGAGGCTGAGGCGCTCGTGAAGGCGGAGAAGGATCGGATGAGCGCCGTCGGGGAGAAGGTGCTGCAGGCCGCGGAGGCGGGCGGAAGGCGGTTCTGGTGGGAGGCCGACGTCGAGGCGCTCGGGGAGGCGGAGCTGCCGGAGTTCGCCAGGGCGCTGCAGCGGGTCAGGGAGACCGTGCAACGCGAAGCAGACAAGCGGCGGGCCTCggctccgccggcggcgccgtggcATCCGTAG